The following DNA comes from Candidatus Neomarinimicrobiota bacterium.
AAAAAAAGAGACTAGAAGAGATTTATTCTCCATTAGAAAATATCCTAAAATCCAGTGGAGAAGAAAATGAAAAATTATTTGATTTTGCGGTTAAGTTTAATTTTGATGTAGACTCAATGGCAGACGAAGGACATGAGCTTATAGATTTAAGAGCAGAGGGAGAGTTTCGTCAGTCAAGACCAGAGAAACTTAAAGAAAAATTAGAAGAATTGAAGTTTAGCTTAAATTTAGATAATAAAGAAATGTCAGAAGCTGATAAGGAATCCATAAGGAAATTTTTAAAAAGGGTTGAAGAATTATTTACTAAAGAGGGGAAAAGTCTTACTTCTCAGTTAAAGGAAAAAAGATATACTGAACAAGATTTTTACAGTTGGCTTTATTCTACGAGGTATTACGATATAAGTTATTCCATTAAATTTAATGGCATAGAACTTAATAACTTATCACCGGGATTAAAAGGAGTAGCACTTCTTATCTTATTCTTAGAACTGGATAAAGAAGACAAAAGACCGTTTTTAATTGATCAGCCAGAAGAAAACCTTGATAACCGATCAATTTATCATACACTTGTGAGATATTTCAGAGATGCCAAGAAAAGAAGACAGGTAATTATTGTTACTCATAATCCTAATCTTGTTGTGAATACAGATTCCGAACAAGTAATCGTTGCCGATTTTGACAGAAGTTTAGAGAGACAAAATTCAAGAATATTTTATGTTAGTGGCTCTCTTGAAAATACATCTAAAGACGATTCAGCAGAAATTCTTTTAGAAAAACAAGGTATCAGAGAACATGTCTGCTTAATTTTAGAAGGCGGAAAGGATGCATTTGAAAAAAGAGAAAAGAAGTATGGCTTTAGAACAACCTGAATCACACGCCACCGAATTCAAATCCTCCTGGTGGGATGAGTATCTTAAGATAATCTGTGCTTTTGCCAATACAGATGGAGGAGAGTTGATAATTGGGGTGAATGATAAAGGTAAGGTTATAGGAATTAAGAATGCCAGAAAATTATTAGAGGATTTACCAAATAAGATAAGAAATAAACTTGGAATAACTCCTTTAGTTACTGTAGAAAGAAAAAATAGGGAAGAAATTATCTATATTAAAATCTTCCCTTCTACTGTTCCTGTCTCATACAATGGCAGATATTATGTTAGAAGTGGTAGCACCAGCCAGGAAGTAAAAGGTAACGAATTAATACATTTCCTGCTAAAGAAGACGGGTAGGACATGGGATAGTCTCACTTGTGAAGCAAGTTTTTCTGATATAGAAACTTCTGCTGTGGAAGAATTCAAAAGCCTTGCTAAAGACAGGACACCAAGTATCTCTAAACTGGATTCCACGAAGAAAATTTTTGTCAATCTGGATCTTATTGCTGATAAAAAAGAGATGACAAATGCAGCTATTTTACTCTTTGGAGAAAACCCTCAGAAATTTTTTATCTCAGCAAAAACAAGAGTTGGGAGATTTAAGACATCTACCGATATTATTGATACAGTAATAGCAGAAGGCAATCTTTTTAAACAATTAGAAACGGTTTTAGAGGCAATGAAGAAACATCTGAACCTAAGATTTGAGATAAAGGGCATTCAAAGACAAGATATATGGGACTATCCAATAGAGGCAATAAGAGAAGCAGTAATTAATGCCCTTATTCACAAAGACTATTCAAGCACAGCAGAAATTCAAATCAAGATATATGATGACAAAATATGGATATGGAATCCGGGAAAACTTCCTCCCCAGCTTACTGTGGATGACTTAAAAAAGGAACATTCCTCATATCCAAGAAACCCTTTAATAGCAAACGCTTTTTATCTTGCTGGTTTTATTGAGAGATGGGGATCAGGCACAAGAAGAATTGTAGATTTATGTAAAGCACAGGGATTGCCTGAACCTGAATACAAAGAAGAACAGGGAGGATTTAGTGTCTGGTTTTATAAGGATATTTATACAGAAGAAAATTTGAGAAAGATGAGGTTAAATGAAAGACAGATTAAGGCAGTAATGTATGTTAAACAAACAGGGAAGATAACGAATAGAGAATATCAGCAGGTTTGTAATACTTCAGAAAGAACCGCAACAAGAGATTTATCTGCATTAGTTTCCATAGGACTTTTTGAACAAAAGGGTATTACCGGAAGAGGAACTGAATATGTTTTAAGAAGCCATAAAAACGCCAAAGACGCCAGAAAGACGCCAGAAAGACGCCAAAAAAAGAAAGACAGAGAGAAAAAGGAATAATTATGAATAACACCTTTTTACAAAATATTATAGAAGATATCAGCATATCTACCTTACCATATAACTGGAACTATTTTAACTTAGAGGGCTTTTCAAAAGATAAAAGGTTGTGGGATTTTCAACAGAAGGCGGTTGAGAATGCTATCAAGGTACTATGGAAATACTACGAAGATTTGAAAGATTTTGTAAATGGAGAAAAGCTTGAGGTAAATCAGGAAAGAAAAAAGAAATTATTTGAATGGTATAAAAATAATAGTTTAGAAGAAGATTTAGATATAAGATTAGATAAACTGAACAGAAAAATATATAATTTACTTACTGAATATTACACTCCTAAAGATGGAAAGATACCTTATTGGAATTATATTAACCGCATGTCATTCTGGATGGCAACAGGGAGCGGTAAGACTCTTATCATCATCAAACTTATCAAAATCTTGAAACAGCTTATGGCAAGAGGGGAAATCCCTGAATACGATATTTTATTTCTAACCCATAGGAATGATCTGATTGAACAATTTAAAAGGATGGTAGATGAGGTAAATTATGCGGACGCAGAAAAAATTGAACTTCGGGAATTAAAAGAATACCCTGAAGTAAAAAGGCAAATGTCTCTATTTGGAACACAGGTATTTTACTACAGGTCTGATAACATTGGTGATGAGCAGAAGGAAAAAATTATTGATTTCAGAAATTATGACAATGACGGGAAATGGTATATATTCTTAGATGAAGCACACAAAGGGGATAAAGAAGATTCTAAAAGACAGCATATTTATTCCATCCTTTCAAGAAATGGATTTTTATTTAATTTTTCTGCTACCTTTACTGATCCAAGGGACGTTATAACCGCCGCATTTGAGTTTAACCTCTCATCATTTATTGAAAAGGGTTACGGAAAACATATCAGCGTATTAAGACAAGAAATACGGGCATTTAGAGAGGATGAAGACTACAGTGGAGATGAAAAGCAGAAAATAGTTTTGAAGTCTTTAATTCTACTAACATATTCAAAAAAATTTTATGAAAAAATAAGTAAGATTGAGACAAAACTCTATCACAAGCCATTACTTTTAACCCTTGTCAATTCTATCAATACAGAGGATGCAGATTTAAAGCTCTTCTTTAGAGAAATTGAGAGGATTGGGAAAGGGGATATTGAAGAAATGGTCTTTAAAGAGTCTATAGATGAACTATGGGAAGAATTTTTTAAAGAAGAGACTGAGTTTGTCTTTGAGGATGGAAAAAGGATAAAGATAGATGAAAATATATTCAAAGGCATTACATTGAAAGATATATGGAAGTATGTTTATAACTCTGATAGCCCTGGTGAGATCGAGATTTCCTTTAGACCATCAGATAAGAAGCAGGTTGCCTTTAAACTTACTACATCTGATAAACACTTTGCTTTAAGTAAAACTGGAGACATACCATCCTGGTTGAAAGAAGAATTAGGAAGATTCAATGTAAACCATCGGTTTGAGGAGGAAGGATTCTTTGAAAGAATAAATCAGGATGACTCACCAATTAATATTTTAATGGGGTCCCGTGCCTTTTATGAAGGATGGGATTCTAATAGGCCAAACATTATAAATTTTATCAATATTGGTACAGGGACAGACGCTAAGAAATTCATTCTGCAGTCTATTGGAAGAGGTATAAGAATTGAACCGATTGCAAATAAAAGACGAAGGTTAGTAGAACTTTATAATAACAAAGAAATAGATGATAATCTGTTTGGAAAAATAAAGGATTTATGTCGTCCTTTAGAGACATTGTTTGTTTTTGGGACAAATAGAAGTGCTTTGCTTACAGTTATCAAGGAGCTTAAACGTGAGAGCAAAGAAAAAGGCCAACAAATCTCTCTTTTTGTAAATAAATGTGCTGAAAAACAAACACTTTTAATACCCGTTTATAAATTGGCAGATTATCCCCTAATGAAGAAACGAGGATTGGCTAAGTTTGAGATTTCAAGGGCAGATTTTGAAATCTTGAAGAAATATTCTGAATATATAAATGATGATAGAATTTTTATTATGAACTATGATACTACGCCAGAAAAAGTTAGGGTTTTGAGAAAAACTTTATATAATTCTGATCAGTATTATAAATATGCAGAGCGAAGTTTCAAGAATATCCATATATTTGTACAGAGACTATTTGATTACTTTAGTGTAACTCCGGAAGAACTGAAAGAGTTTAAAGAGTTGGATGAAGAGATAAGACATTTTAGAAATATCAAGGTCTATCTTAAAAGCATAGATAAAATACTTAAGAGTATTGAAATGGTAAGAGATTATCCAATAAGGATAAAAGAACTACAAAGCCAATATGGGAAAATTCCACCAGATGAATATGACAGAAGGAGAGGAAAAATAAAAAAAGAGACAATTTTTGAGAGTGATCATAAAAAAATTACAATTAAATATGTTGCCAATCACTATTACCTCCCACTTATTTTATCTGATGAGGAAAAGATAGATTACATCAAGCATATAATTAAAACCCAAAGTGAAGTAAACTTTGTAAATGACTTAGAACAATATTTAAATGAAAATAGAAGTAAGTTCAATGATTTTGATTGGTGGCTTTTCAGTAAATTAGATGAATCCCTTGATGAAGTTTATATCCCTTATTATAACCCTGAAACAAATAGAATCAGCAAGTTTAAGCCGGATTTTATTTTCTGGTTCAAGAAAGGGGATAACTACTTTATTGTTTTTGTTGATCCAAAGGGAACAGAACATACAGGTGCTTACAGGAAAATTGATGGGTATAAGGTATTGTTCGAGGAAAACGGAAAAGAGAAGGTTTTTAATTACAACGGATTCAAAGTCAGAATAAAGTTGCTACTAAGACCGAAGGATATTTCAAAAGCCCTCGATGAGTATAAACAATATTGGTTTTATAACATAGAAAAGATGTTAAAAGTAATGGCTTGATTAACGAAATGTTTGATGGCTTTGGGCACTCTGCGGTTGCTCCAAAACTTAATCAGGAATTACATAAGAAAGAAATAAAGTTGCGAATGAAATAAACAAGAGATTCTTATTAATGGTTGTAATATGTTTTATTATTTATAGATTAACCATTTGTCCCATTATCGGCATTTTGTAAGTGGTATGTCTAAATCGTCTTGAATTCACGAAGTCACCGAAGGCGATTTCACAAAGGGCAAAATAGCCTTACGGCAATTGCAAAATGAAGATTGCAAAGTGCAAAAGTCAAATTTATTTCTGTATACATTTTGAGTACAAAAGCCAAATCTGACAAAAGGCGATTTTGCATTTTTCAATTTGCATTCTGCGTTCTGCATTGAGCCATTGCGCTTAACAAATATATATGCTCGCTAAAAGCTGTAAGGATATCTAAATATCCCTTTATCTGTAATAATTGCTGATATTAACTCTGATGGGGTAACATCAAAAGCTGGTGATATTGCATTGCATCTATTATGTGTTATTTTAATACCGTTAAAATTAGTAACTTCAGCTGGGTCTCTATACTCGATTGGTATTTTTGAGCCATCATCTATAGTAGTATCAATTGTTGAAAAAGGAGCTGCTACATAAAAAGGAATATTATGATAATTTGCAAGTATTGCTAGTGAATATGTTCCTATTTTATTGGCTGTATCGCCGTTTTTAGCTATTCTATCAGCGCCAACCAATATAAGATCTATTTTCTTTCGCGACATTAGAAACCCAGCTATATTGTCTGTTATAAGAGTGTGTGGAATGTTTTCCTGCTCGAGTTCCCAGGTTGTCAATCGTGCTCCCTGCAGTAAAGGTCGAGTTTCATCGACAAAAACGTGTATTTCTTTGCCATTTTTATGTGCCTGTATTATTGAACCGAGTGCGGTTCCTATACCGCCAGTTGCAAGAGGCCCTGTATTGCAATGTGTCAGAATATTGGCTCTCTGTGGTATCAGCTTTGCTCCATTTTTAGATATTTTTCTACATCTATCTATTTCTTCATTGTGAATTTTTTTTGCCTCTTTAAGCATAAGTTCCCAGATTTCCTTTATAGGCTTATCTTTATTCTTTCTTGCAATTGATTTCACCCGATCAAGTGCCCATTTTAAATTAATTGCAGTTGGACGAGTATTAACAAGTGTTTTGTAATTTTCTTCAAGCTTCTGGAAAAATGTTTCCGTATCGGAGTTTATATAATTCTTTTGTCCAATCACAATTCCGTATGCACCTGTGATACCGATTGCCGGTGCACCACGCACCATCATTTCTTTTATGGCTTTTTCTATTTCAGTAATATTGTTGAGTTGGACAATCTTTAATTGACCCGGCAGTAGTCGTTGGTCAATTAGAAGCAGGCTATCTCTTTCATAGTAAATGGATTTTATCATTATATTTTTAACATATTTCTTATAGAATTGTACCGATCTTCGATGGTTTTTTTATCAGCTCTTAGAAGGGCTTGAATATTAAAATCTTCAACGCAGATAGACCCCATTACATTTCCATAAATAACAGCCTTTTTTAAAGTTTTAAAATCTATGGTATTCTGCGTTGACAAATAGCCGAAAAAGCCTCCTGCAAAACTATCGCCTGCACCGGTAGGATCAATAGGTTGTTTTACAGGATAGGTTGGAGTAAAGAAAAGTTCAAGGTTGTGACTTAAATATGCTCCATTTTCTCCCTTTTTTACGATAACATATTCTGGACCCATATTATGGACTTTTTCCAATCCCTTAATAATGTTGATTTCTCCTGTTAAATCATGTAATTCGCTGTCATTGATAATAATCATGTTAACTTTTTTTAATAATTTCAAAAGTTCGTTTTTTGCTGTTTCAATCCATAGATTCATGGTATCGCATGCTACAAATTTGTAATTTTTCATCTGATTCATAACCTGTAGCTGCAAGGATGGCTGGATATTGCCGAGAAAAACTAAAGGCGTGTTTTTGTATTCATCTGGCAGTTCAGGATTAAATTTTTCAAAGAGTCCAAGCTTTGTATATAAGGTATCTCGGGAGTTCATATCCTGATGGTATCTGCCGCCCCATCTGAAAGTATCCCCATCTTCTATAGTGAGTCCTGTAGTATCCACACCTCTTGCATGTAGTCTTTCTATAACTTCTTTTGGGAAGTCCCTGCCAGCAATGCCGACAATCCTTACTTTTGTAAAAAAAGAACAGGCGGTGGAAAAATATATTGCAGAACCACCGATGGAATTTTCCATTTTACCAAATGGTGTTTCAACATCATCAATAGCAACTGACCCGACAACAAGAACAGGTAAACTGTTCATCTTTTACCTCAATTAACTAAAGGAAAATACAAAAAGTTATATTTGTTTACAATAATCTTAATATTTGTCTAAATTATCATTATGAAGTATCTGTATTGTTTCCGATGTGGAGCAAAAGTTGATTATTTAGAGATTGAATCTAAGATGAGAGCATTTTGCAGAGAATGCAATTTAATTCTTTATGAAAATCCGATACCTACCGTTGTTGCTCTTGTATCCAGTGGTGATAAAATTCTTCTTGTAAAAAGGGGGATTGAGCCCGGAAAAGGCGGTTGGTCACTTCCTGGTGGGTTCATTGAAATGGAAGAGACACCGATTGATGCAGTCCTGAGAGAGTTATGCGAAGAAACGAATCTAAAAGGTAAAAGTGCAAAATTAATTGATGTAATATATCACAAAAGCAAAACGTATAGCAGCATTTTATTAATTTGTTATGAGGTTGAAGTTGTAG
Coding sequences within:
- a CDS encoding NUDIX hydrolase; this translates as MKYLYCFRCGAKVDYLEIESKMRAFCRECNLILYENPIPTVVALVSSGDKILLVKRGIEPGKGGWSLPGGFIEMEETPIDAVLRELCEETNLKGKSAKLIDVIYHKSKTYSSILLICYEVEVVDFYDMKPGDDSIDVGLFEYKTRPELVFEPHEEILNRWWGEKKKQ
- a CDS encoding putative DNA binding domain-containing protein is translated as MALEQPESHATEFKSSWWDEYLKIICAFANTDGGELIIGVNDKGKVIGIKNARKLLEDLPNKIRNKLGITPLVTVERKNREEIIYIKIFPSTVPVSYNGRYYVRSGSTSQEVKGNELIHFLLKKTGRTWDSLTCEASFSDIETSAVEEFKSLAKDRTPSISKLDSTKKIFVNLDLIADKKEMTNAAILLFGENPQKFFISAKTRVGRFKTSTDIIDTVIAEGNLFKQLETVLEAMKKHLNLRFEIKGIQRQDIWDYPIEAIREAVINALIHKDYSSTAEIQIKIYDDKIWIWNPGKLPPQLTVDDLKKEHSSYPRNPLIANAFYLAGFIERWGSGTRRIVDLCKAQGLPEPEYKEEQGGFSVWFYKDIYTEENLRKMRLNERQIKAVMYVKQTGKITNREYQQVCNTSERTATRDLSALVSIGLFEQKGITGRGTEYVLRSHKNAKDARKTPERRQKKKDREKKE
- the mtnA gene encoding S-methyl-5-thioribose-1-phosphate isomerase, whose protein sequence is MIKSIYYERDSLLLIDQRLLPGQLKIVQLNNITEIEKAIKEMMVRGAPAIGITGAYGIVIGQKNYINSDTETFFQKLEENYKTLVNTRPTAINLKWALDRVKSIARKNKDKPIKEIWELMLKEAKKIHNEEIDRCRKISKNGAKLIPQRANILTHCNTGPLATGGIGTALGSIIQAHKNGKEIHVFVDETRPLLQGARLTTWELEQENIPHTLITDNIAGFLMSRKKIDLILVGADRIAKNGDTANKIGTYSLAILANYHNIPFYVAAPFSTIDTTIDDGSKIPIEYRDPAEVTNFNGIKITHNRCNAISPAFDVTPSELISAIITDKGIFRYPYSF
- a CDS encoding DEAD/DEAH box helicase family protein: MNNTFLQNIIEDISISTLPYNWNYFNLEGFSKDKRLWDFQQKAVENAIKVLWKYYEDLKDFVNGEKLEVNQERKKKLFEWYKNNSLEEDLDIRLDKLNRKIYNLLTEYYTPKDGKIPYWNYINRMSFWMATGSGKTLIIIKLIKILKQLMARGEIPEYDILFLTHRNDLIEQFKRMVDEVNYADAEKIELRELKEYPEVKRQMSLFGTQVFYYRSDNIGDEQKEKIIDFRNYDNDGKWYIFLDEAHKGDKEDSKRQHIYSILSRNGFLFNFSATFTDPRDVITAAFEFNLSSFIEKGYGKHISVLRQEIRAFREDEDYSGDEKQKIVLKSLILLTYSKKFYEKISKIETKLYHKPLLLTLVNSINTEDADLKLFFREIERIGKGDIEEMVFKESIDELWEEFFKEETEFVFEDGKRIKIDENIFKGITLKDIWKYVYNSDSPGEIEISFRPSDKKQVAFKLTTSDKHFALSKTGDIPSWLKEELGRFNVNHRFEEEGFFERINQDDSPINILMGSRAFYEGWDSNRPNIINFINIGTGTDAKKFILQSIGRGIRIEPIANKRRRLVELYNNKEIDDNLFGKIKDLCRPLETLFVFGTNRSALLTVIKELKRESKEKGQQISLFVNKCAEKQTLLIPVYKLADYPLMKKRGLAKFEISRADFEILKKYSEYINDDRIFIMNYDTTPEKVRVLRKTLYNSDQYYKYAERSFKNIHIFVQRLFDYFSVTPEELKEFKELDEEIRHFRNIKVYLKSIDKILKSIEMVRDYPIRIKELQSQYGKIPPDEYDRRRGKIKKETIFESDHKKITIKYVANHYYLPLILSDEEKIDYIKHIIKTQSEVNFVNDLEQYLNENRSKFNDFDWWLFSKLDESLDEVYIPYYNPETNRISKFKPDFIFWFKKGDNYFIVFVDPKGTEHTGAYRKIDGYKVLFEENGKEKVFNYNGFKVRIKLLLRPKDISKALDEYKQYWFYNIEKMLKVMA
- a CDS encoding sugar kinase; this encodes MNSLPVLVVGSVAIDDVETPFGKMENSIGGSAIYFSTACSFFTKVRIVGIAGRDFPKEVIERLHARGVDTTGLTIEDGDTFRWGGRYHQDMNSRDTLYTKLGLFEKFNPELPDEYKNTPLVFLGNIQPSLQLQVMNQMKNYKFVACDTMNLWIETAKNELLKLLKKVNMIIINDSELHDLTGEINIIKGLEKVHNMGPEYVIVKKGENGAYLSHNLELFFTPTYPVKQPIDPTGAGDSFAGGFFGYLSTQNTIDFKTLKKAVIYGNVMGSICVEDFNIQALLRADKKTIEDRYNSIRNMLKI